In the Clostridium sp. 'White wine YQ' genome, TTAATTCATCATCTTCAAAATCTTCGTATTCGTCATCATATTCTCCAAATCCGAATAATCCTTTTACTTTATCAACCATTTTAGCTGCCATCTTTTATTTACCTCCTAATTATATATTCTTTGGCCGAATATTCCTTCACCGATTCTAACCATATTACTGCCTTCTTCAATTGCAGTTTTATAGTCTTTAGTCATTCCCATTGAAAGATATTCCATTTGTACATTTTTGTAATTCTTTTCACTTAGGACATTCCAAATTCCCTTTGTTTTTCTAAAGTAGAGCCTATTACTTTCTACATCTCCTTTTGGTATTATTACCATAATCCCTAAGGCTTTAACATAGTTACACTTTTCAATTTCTTCAATGATATTTTCAATATCCTCTTCAAAAATACCTGTTTTACTTTCCTCTTTACCAATATTTATCTGAATAAGAACTTTTGCAATCATATTTTCAGCACTATATACCTTTTCAATTTGATGCAAAAGCTTAATTGAGTCGAGCGAATGTATTAAGTGTACTTTTCCAACAAGGTATTTAACTTTATTGGTTTGAAGATGTCCTATGAGATGCCATCTAACATCCTTATGAAATCTATCGTACTTTTCCATAAGTTCTTGAACTTTGTTTTCTCCAAAATCTCTCATTCCACATTCATATGCATCTTCTAAATCTTGTAATGGTTTAGTTTTTGATACGGCTATAAGTGTTACTTCATCTGGTATTTCCTTTTGTATACTTAATATATTTTGTCTTATACTCAACCTATCAGCCCCTTACCCTAATTATATTCTCCAAAACATAGCAATTTCCTTCAAATTTACATATTTATTATACTATATAGTAGTGATTTTTTCTATAAATATTATAATATATATAATTCACATTAAAATAACTTTTGCTACACCACTTACCTTTTATAGTTAAATGTAGAAAAAAAAATCGTCAAGGCGATTAATTCTTTTTTGACTCTTTAGGGAACGCTAGTAAACTCTTAGATTATATTCTAAACCTATAATGTTACCTAAACCCTTAAAATATTGTAAATTCCTAAATAGTAAAAAAGCACCTTCTACTTAATATAAGGTGCTAAAAAATTTGGTGCTATTGATTTTTTTTCAATGGCAGGCAAAGTAATATTTGTTTCTTCTTCAATTACTACCCTTAGCCCTCTGTTCTTTAAAAATCTTAAATATCCATTTTCATCCTGAAGAGATTCCTTCATTAACTTCGCATCACCTATAATTTCTACAACAAATGGTGCTGGAAGCTGAACATCATCGATATTTAAAAACGCGGCATTACAAATAATAAAGGAGTTTGGTAAAACTCTCTGCTTATTTATAGCTATTGCTTCTCCGCCGGCATTTCTAATTTCATTTACTACATTTGCCATATCTTCATCATGAAGTATTTTTAATTTTGTAAGCATTGGATCGTATACTCCATTTTCATCAATGCTTAAATCCCCATCATTTAAAGTTATTTTAAGTCCAGGTCCTGTTACTGCCTCAAAACCATCAACCATTTTATTTAATTTAAGCTGAGCCTTCAAATCCTCAACTACCTTATCATCTTTTTTTCCAGCTGAAGAATATTCATTTATCTTTTGAATAGTCTTATAGTTATCATCTTTTAAGTCACTTACTTCTTTTCTTAGCTTATTTCTTTTCTCAACAGCATCACTATATTCTTTGGTAGTTAATTGTATGTTAGATGAAACTTTTGAAAAATTTATGTTTAATGCAATTAGTATTCCAACAATAATTGATGCTATAAAGACAAATATGCTCGATTCATTTTGCTTCATAATTAAACCTCCACTAGTGAGATTTTGCTTTTTCTAATAGAAGTCTTCTTATAATTGCAAAATTATCGAATATTCTACCTCCAAAAACAATAACTGCTGCTATATATATTGGTATACCTAGTTTATCACCCAAGTATGCAAGTGCAGCTGCCAACGCTGCATTACCAAAAAATCCCGAAATAAAAACATCGGCTTGAAAGTTCTTTGATAATGTTGCTCTTATAGCTCCAAAAACAGAATCTAAACATGCAAGTATAGCCACAGACATATAAGGTGAAAACTTATCTGGTATATTGATTTGAGTAGTTATTCCTATTATAATTCCAACTAGTAATCCTAAAAATGCTATCATCTAAACACCCCTTTATTGAACAGGTTTTATAAAATTAGTATTTAAACCTTTTGTACTTTTATTAACGACAATCTGGTCCTCTGGGACAATTTTTTTATTATAATTGTGTAAACTTCCAACCTCTAATGTTCCTCCAAAATTAAGTATAGATTGTAATTTTGTCTTATCTCCTACTGCTTTAATAGTAATTTCAGTTTTTGGATCAACTTTACCTTCACTGCCAATCCATATATAATTGTTGGAGAACTTTATTCCTGTTTGAGGAGTTATTCTATAATCATTTATTGATATAGCTTCAGCCCCAGCATAAAGTAAGTTGTTAACTATATGAACTAAATCTGTCTCACCTAATGCTGTATTATCCATATCATTTTGAGTGGAGAATATATCCTTTTTAGGATTAATATATAAAGTTATACCTGTACCTTTAACGTCAATTGAGCCAGTAATCATTCTAGTATCATCTAAATCTTTCTTAAGTTGCTTATCTAAATTACTAGAATTTGTTGATGCATCCTCAATTTTCTTTAATTGATCTTGAAGATCTCCATTACGTTTATTTGCATCATCTCTTTCTTTCTTTAACTGTTCAATTTCAGCTAATACATCTGTTTGATTATAATTTTGTTGAGTAGATTTCTCCTTATTGCTAATAAGCTTAAACTGATATGATAAAAGGAAGCCTAATAGAGCGCAAACTACTGCTACTGCAAGCTGTGAATATATTTTTTTCATACATGACCTCCTATTCTTCTACGATAATCGGATTTGTATTAAATCTTACATCTATGTAACCCTTTTTCATATTATGACTCTTTAAAATATTTATTGCACTGTTGAGCTTATTTTGTAAAGTATATTCTGAACCTATTTTAATCATTACTTCACCATAATAAATATTTATATTAGCTGTATCACTTAAATCTAGAAATGAGAATTTTATATTAGATGTGTTAGCAGCTAAAAGCTTTCCAAAGGAATCTATTAATTTTTCCATCTTTTCATCTTTAGTAATATAACTTCCTACATTTTTGTTATTTACGCTAATACCTTTAAGATTTATTAATGTATCATTTTCCTTTTCATTTTTTATTTCTATTATCTTACCTTCTTCATCTAAAACATAGAATTCCCCATTATCTTCAATTGAAAATGTTGGCTTCTTTTCTATAATATCTATACTTACTTTATTCGGTAATTTTTTAGTAACCTTTGCTTCTTTAACATAAGCTTCTTTTTCTAGTTCTTCCTCAATAGTTTGTCTTTTTACCGAAAAAATATTTTTTCCTTTAAAAATATTCAATTTCCCACTTATATAATCTTCTTTTAATATAGGATTTTCATTATTATTTTTAACACTTATTTGAGAAATATTAAAAGTTGGAGCTTTTAATAAAAACAAAATAAATAACCCTAAAAATAATATAAATAAGGCTACTAATTTTTTTATCTTCTGTTTTTTTCTTCTCACTTCTATATATTTGTTATTTTGTGGTTGCACTTGAATTCTCCTTAATTTCCTTTTACTTAATAATATCACTTTACATTACATATTTCATTACAATTTTCTTAATTTTTAGTTGAAAAAAACTTAACTTTGCAAATGCAAAGTTAAGTACTACTTTTTCGTTCAATTTGTCTAGATATATTTAGCAATATACCCAGTGCAGTCATATTTATAATTAATGACGATCCCCCGTAACTAATTAAAGGAAGTGGCACTCCAGTAACTGGCATAGAACCAGTTACAACTGCGATATTAATTAACGCCTGTACTGCTATAATACCTGTTATACCTGTTGCTAACAAGGTACCATAAGTATCCTTAGCTCTCATGGCTATGGAAATTCCTCTCCAAACTAAAACCACAAATAAAATTATTATAAAAAGACAACCTATAAGACCTAACTCTTCACCAATAATTGAAAAAATAAAATCATTATGTGGCTCAGGCATATATAGAGTTTTTTGTCTTGATTGGCCAAGACCTAAGCCTGTAACTCCTCCTGCACCCAATGCTAAAAATGATTGTATTAACTGATATCCATTATTTGCTGGATCTTTCCAAGGATCTAAGAAGTTTAATAGTCTTTCTCTTCTATATGATTCTGAAAAAATAAAAAATACTCCACCTGCAAAAAGCACTGGTATTATTGTTGCAAAATCTCTAGGTCTAGCTCCTCCAACAAAAAGCACAATAAGTGTTACTATCATAATAACTGAAGCAATAGATAAATTCTTTTCTAAAAGTACTGATCCTGCAAAAAAGCCTGAGAAAACGATATAAGGTAATATTCCAGTTTTGAAATTTTTAATACCTTCACCCTTTTTATCAATACTAAGTGCTAAAAATGCTACTACTGCATATTTCGCTATTTCTGAAGGCTGAAGTGAAAACCCAGGAAGTGGTATCCATCTTTGGGCCCCATTAGTTCCTTCAAAAAGAAACACAACGTATAGTAAAGGAATTGTTATTATTATTAATGGTACAGTCAATTTCTTAAGTTTGTGATAATCAAATGACATCATGAAAAGCATAGCTATAACTCCAACTATAGCGGAAAATCCTTGTTTCTTTAAAAAATACATATTGTCATTAAAATTATACATCGCATAAAAAGATGATGCAGAGTATACCATTACTACCCCTATGGCAAGCAAGAAGAATATTACATAAAATAGTATATAATCTATTTGCCCCATCTTAACTGCTGCTTTTTTAATTTTTTTCATTCTCTACCCTCCATGAATTACTAAAGAGAAAGGAACCCAATAAAACATAAAATTAAAGTAATAATTGAAAATACTGTAACTACCTTAGTTTCTTTCCAACCTAATTGTTCAAAATGATGGTGTATAGGAGCCATCTTAAATACTCTTTTTCCAGTAAGTTTAAATGATGCAACTTGAATTACTACTGATAATGCTTCAAGTACATATATACCACCAATAATCACTATCAAAAACTCAACTTTTAGTAGTAACCCAACAGTTGCAACAGCTCCTCCTAAGGCTAAAGAACCTGTATCCCCCATAAAAACTCTGGCAGGGAACGCATTAAATCTTAAGAATCCTAAAAGCGCTCCAGCTAAAATCACACAAAAGATTGATAAACTATAGTGGCCTAAATTAAAACTTAATATTGATAAAAACGTCATAACTAGTACAGTGATAGAAGTTGCCAATCCATCTAATCCATCTGTTAAGTTTACCGCATTAGTCTCTGATGCAAAATAAAAGATTATAAATGGTATGTAGAAAATTCCTATATCAATTTGTGCATTTACAAAAGGTATATTTATTTTAGTACCAACATTCACATATCCATAATAAGCTAATAGAGAAGATACTAATAATAATAATATCATTTTTTGGTACGCTCTAAGTCCAAGATTATTCTTTCTTATTATTTTTAAAATATCATCCAAGAATCCTATAAAACCAAAAGCTACAAAAGCAAGTAAAGCTATAATAGCTTCATCCTTTATATTGCTTATCATAATAAACGTCGCAATTATAGTAGAAAAAATAAATATTAATCCACCAATTGTAGGTGTACCAGCTTTTTTTAGATGTGTTCTTGGTCCATCTTCTCTAATATTTTGTCCAAATTTTAACTTATATAATAATTTGATTATTGGTCCCCCAATTATAGTTGCAATTGCGAAACCCAAGACTATAGCCATAATTATATCTGGATTAAGCATACTTTTCATATTTTCCATATCTTTTCCCCTTTTTAATGAACTTTAGTTATTAATGGAATGTACTATTTCTTCAAATTTCATCCCTCTAGATGCTTTAATTAAAATACAATCCTCTGAATCAATAAATTCATCTAAAAATTTTATTAATTCCTCTTTTGATTTAAAACTTCTAATTGAATCCCCAAATCCTTCTTTATAAGCAGTTGAATATTCACCTGTTACTAAAAGTTCATCAATCCCAATTTCTTTAGCATATTTGCCAACTTCTTTATGTGCTTCAAAAGACATCTGCCCTAATTCAAGCATTGTTCCTAAAACAGCAATCTTTCTTTTGCCTTTAGTATTTTTTTGAACATCTAATGCTGCCTTCATTGACTGTGGAGATGCATTATAACAATCATTTATAATTGTTATATCATTTTTTCTTATAAACTCTAATCTCATTGAAGTTCTTTCTAGATTATTAAGTCCCTTTTTCATTTCTTCAAAAGTAAGACCTAATTCTAATGAGCATGCAATACCTAAAAGTCCATTTAGGACACTATGTTCTCCAGGTGCATCTATTTTAAATCTACAGAAATTGTCATTATGCCATATCGAGAATTCAACATGTTCCTCCATTAAATGGATCTCAGCAGCCTTTAAGTCTGATGATTCGTTAACACCACACCTAATTATTCTAAAATTTCTGTCTTTTACAGTATTTAAATACTTGTCTTCAGAATTTAATATTAGTATACTCTTTTCATTAAAATAATCGGTGATTTCCATCTTAGCCTTTAATATACCTTCTTGAGTACCTAAGTTTTCTATGTGAGAAATCCCTATATTAGTTATTACAGAAATATCTGGTCTTGCAGCCTTAGCTAATCTATGAATTTCTCCAAAGTCACTCATACCCATTTCAAGTACTGCTACGTCATATGAATTATCTAGTTCAAAAATCATTAATGGAACTCCAATTTCATTATTAAAGTTCCCTTTAGTTTTAAAAACCTTAAATTTCTCAGATAATATTGCAGCTATTATATCTTTTGTAGAAGTTTTTCCTGTTGAGCCGGTTACCCCAATTACCTTTAGGGATAATTTACTTCTATAATACTCAGCTAGATCTAATAATGCTGTTCTAGAATTGTCAACCTTTATAATACTGCAGTCTATATTTTCATCAAATGTTACATCTTCATCTACTACACATAATTTTGCACCATTTTTAATAGCAGTTCCAATATATTCATTACCGTTAAAATTCTCGCCCTTTAATGCGAAAAATATACTGTCCTTTTCAATTTTTCTACTATCAGTAGTAATTTTATCAAAAATTTCAAGCGTACCATTACTTAAAACTTTTCCATTAACAGCAGTTATTATCTCTTCCAATCTTAATTTTTCCATTATAATCACCTATCTTCGTTCCAATATTTCTTTTACCACTTTTCTCTCATCAAAGTCAATTACCTTATCTTTAAGAATTTGGTAAGTTTCATGTCCCTTTCCAGCAATTATAAGTACATCACCATCTTTACAAATAGAGATGCCTTTCTCTATTGCATTATACCTATTTTCTATAATTTCATAGTTAGTTGCTTTTAACTCCCTAACGATATCATTAATTATTTCAATAGGTTCTTCGCTTCTTGGATTATCTGAAGTTACTATAACATAGTCGCATAACCTTGTAGCTATTTCGCCCATTTCTCCACGTTTCTGTTTATCTCTATCTCCACCACATCCAAAAATGCAGAGTAGTCTATTCTTAGTAAATTTTCTAGCTGTTGATAATATATTTTCTAACCCATCTGGTGTATGTGCATAATCATTTATTATTTCAAAGTCTTTATTATATTCATACCCAATTCTTTCACAACGACCTGTAACAACAGTTTTCTTTAATGCATTTATAATACTATCCCAACTAATACCTAAAATCCTAGTAGCTCCAATTGCTCCTAAAGCATTATGAACATTATAATCTCCTGGAATTTGAAGAGATATTTTATGCATATCATTTTTATTTATAACATTGAAGCTTGAAAGTACACCATCAATAGTGATATTCTTTCCCATAAAATCAGCTTCTTTGTTTATGGAGAAACTTAAGGTTCTTTCCTTCTCACCTTTATTTAAAAGTTCTCCCATAATTCTTTCTCCGTATTTATCATCCATATTGATGATCTTATAGTATGAGTTTTCGAAAAGCTTATATTTCGCTTTATAATAATTTTCAAAGGTCCCGTGAAAATCCAAATGATCTCTTGTCAAATTTGTAAATATACCAACATTAAATCTAATACCATACACTCTATCTAACTCTAGTGAATGTGATGATACTTCCATAACGCAACATTC is a window encoding:
- a CDS encoding DUF881 domain-containing protein → MKKIYSQLAVAVVCALLGFLLSYQFKLISNKEKSTQQNYNQTDVLAEIEQLKKERDDANKRNGDLQDQLKKIEDASTNSSNLDKQLKKDLDDTRMITGSIDVKGTGITLYINPKKDIFSTQNDMDNTALGETDLVHIVNNLLYAGAEAISINDYRITPQTGIKFSNNYIWIGSEGKVDPKTEITIKAVGDKTKLQSILNFGGTLEVGSLHNYNKKIVPEDQIVVNKSTKGLNTNFIKPVQ
- a CDS encoding UDP-N-acetylmuramoyl-L-alanyl-D-glutamate--2,6-diaminopimelate ligase — its product is MLLEKLLCNIDYCVTKGDLNIQINDVKYDNRKVTKRDVFVCIKGTKVDGHNFATDAIQRGASVVITEKELNINSDYTEIVVKDGRKALAIISANYFGNPIEKLKLIGVTGTNGKTTTAFMIKSILENENIKTGLIGTIANYIGNKEIKTERTTPESYELHQLFRQMVDEDVECCVMEVSSHSLELDRVYGIRFNVGIFTNLTRDHLDFHGTFENYYKAKYKLFENSYYKIINMDDKYGERIMGELLNKGEKERTLSFSINKEADFMGKNITIDGVLSSFNVINKNDMHKISLQIPGDYNVHNALGAIGATRILGISWDSIINALKKTVVTGRCERIGYEYNKDFEIINDYAHTPDGLENILSTARKFTKNRLLCIFGCGGDRDKQKRGEMGEIATRLCDYVIVTSDNPRSEEPIEIINDIVRELKATNYEIIENRYNAIEKGISICKDGDVLIIAGKGHETYQILKDKVIDFDERKVVKEILERR
- a CDS encoding DUF881 domain-containing protein, yielding MKQNESSIFVFIASIIVGILIALNINFSKVSSNIQLTTKEYSDAVEKRNKLRKEVSDLKDDNYKTIQKINEYSSAGKKDDKVVEDLKAQLKLNKMVDGFEAVTGPGLKITLNDGDLSIDENGVYDPMLTKLKILHDEDMANVVNEIRNAGGEAIAINKQRVLPNSFIICNAAFLNIDDVQLPAPFVVEIIGDAKLMKESLQDENGYLRFLKNRGLRVVIEEETNITLPAIEKKSIAPNFLAPYIK
- a CDS encoding YggS family pyridoxal phosphate-dependent enzyme, with product MSIRQNILSIQKEIPDEVTLIAVSKTKPLQDLEDAYECGMRDFGENKVQELMEKYDRFHKDVRWHLIGHLQTNKVKYLVGKVHLIHSLDSIKLLHQIEKVYSAENMIAKVLIQINIGKEESKTGIFEEDIENIIEEIEKCNYVKALGIMVIIPKGDVESNRLYFRKTKGIWNVLSEKNYKNVQMEYLSMGMTKDYKTAIEEGSNMVRIGEGIFGQRIYN
- the mraY gene encoding phospho-N-acetylmuramoyl-pentapeptide-transferase, whose protein sequence is MENMKSMLNPDIIMAIVLGFAIATIIGGPIIKLLYKLKFGQNIREDGPRTHLKKAGTPTIGGLIFIFSTIIATFIMISNIKDEAIIALLAFVAFGFIGFLDDILKIIRKNNLGLRAYQKMILLLLVSSLLAYYGYVNVGTKINIPFVNAQIDIGIFYIPFIIFYFASETNAVNLTDGLDGLATSITVLVMTFLSILSFNLGHYSLSIFCVILAGALLGFLRFNAFPARVFMGDTGSLALGGAVATVGLLLKVEFLIVIIGGIYVLEALSVVIQVASFKLTGKRVFKMAPIHHHFEQLGWKETKVVTVFSIITLILCFIGFLSL
- a CDS encoding small basic family protein, which produces MIAFLGLLVGIIIGITTQINIPDKFSPYMSVAILACLDSVFGAIRATLSKNFQADVFISGFFGNAALAAALAYLGDKLGIPIYIAAVIVFGGRIFDNFAIIRRLLLEKAKSH
- the spoVE gene encoding stage V sporulation protein E, which codes for MKKIKKAAVKMGQIDYILFYVIFFLLAIGVVMVYSASSFYAMYNFNDNMYFLKKQGFSAIVGVIAMLFMMSFDYHKLKKLTVPLIIITIPLLYVVFLFEGTNGAQRWIPLPGFSLQPSEIAKYAVVAFLALSIDKKGEGIKNFKTGILPYIVFSGFFAGSVLLEKNLSIASVIMIVTLIVLFVGGARPRDFATIIPVLFAGGVFFIFSESYRRERLLNFLDPWKDPANNGYQLIQSFLALGAGGVTGLGLGQSRQKTLYMPEPHNDFIFSIIGEELGLIGCLFIIILFVVLVWRGISIAMRAKDTYGTLLATGITGIIAVQALINIAVVTGSMPVTGVPLPLISYGGSSLIINMTALGILLNISRQIERKSST
- a CDS encoding UDP-N-acetylmuramoyl-tripeptide--D-alanyl-D-alanine ligase translates to MEKLRLEEIITAVNGKVLSNGTLEIFDKITTDSRKIEKDSIFFALKGENFNGNEYIGTAIKNGAKLCVVDEDVTFDENIDCSIIKVDNSRTALLDLAEYYRSKLSLKVIGVTGSTGKTSTKDIIAAILSEKFKVFKTKGNFNNEIGVPLMIFELDNSYDVAVLEMGMSDFGEIHRLAKAARPDISVITNIGISHIENLGTQEGILKAKMEITDYFNEKSILILNSEDKYLNTVKDRNFRIIRCGVNESSDLKAAEIHLMEEHVEFSIWHNDNFCRFKIDAPGEHSVLNGLLGIACSLELGLTFEEMKKGLNNLERTSMRLEFIRKNDITIINDCYNASPQSMKAALDVQKNTKGKRKIAVLGTMLELGQMSFEAHKEVGKYAKEIGIDELLVTGEYSTAYKEGFGDSIRSFKSKEELIKFLDEFIDSEDCILIKASRGMKFEEIVHSINN
- a CDS encoding cell division protein FtsQ/DivIB gives rise to the protein MQPQNNKYIEVRRKKQKIKKLVALFILFLGLFILFLLKAPTFNISQISVKNNNENPILKEDYISGKLNIFKGKNIFSVKRQTIEEELEKEAYVKEAKVTKKLPNKVSIDIIEKKPTFSIEDNGEFYVLDEEGKIIEIKNEKENDTLINLKGISVNNKNVGSYITKDEKMEKLIDSFGKLLAANTSNIKFSFLDLSDTANINIYYGEVMIKIGSEYTLQNKLNSAINILKSHNMKKGYIDVRFNTNPIIVEE